A genome region from Nycticebus coucang isolate mNycCou1 chromosome 22, mNycCou1.pri, whole genome shotgun sequence includes the following:
- the MYCL gene encoding protein L-Myc isoform X2, which translates to MDFDSYQHYFYDYDCGEDFYRSTAPSEDIWKKFELVPSPPTSPPWGSGPGTGDLSTAIGPPEPWPGGGVGDEAESRGHSKAWGRNYASIIRRDCMWSGFSARERLERAVSDRLAAGAPRGNPPKAPTAPDCTPSLEAGTPATAAPCPLGEPKTQACSGSESPSDSEGEEIDVVTVEKRRSLGIRKPVTITVRADPLDPCMKHFHIAIHQQQHNYAARFPPESCPREGAPERDSQEEALGDGDAPEEKEGEEDEETVSPLPTEREAPRSCHPKPVSSDTEDVTKRKNHNFLERKRRNDLRSRFLALRDQVPTLASCSKAPKVVILSKALEYLQALVGAEKRMATEKRQLRCRQQQLQKRIAYLSGY; encoded by the exons ATGGACTTCGACTCGTACCAGCACTATTTCTACGATTATGACTGCGGGGAGGATTTCTACCGCTCCACGGCGCCCAGTGAGGACATCTGGAAGAAATTCGAGCTGGTGCCGTCACCCCCCACGTCGCCGCCTTGGGGCTCGGGTCCCGGCACCGGGGACCTGTCCACTGCGATTGGTCCCCCGGAACCGTGGCCCGGAGGGGGCGTTGGGGACGAGGCGGAATCTCGGGGCCACTCGAAAGCTTGGGGCAGGAACTACGCCTCCATCATTCGTCGTGACTGCATGTGGAGCGGCTTCTCCGCCCGGGAACGGCTGGAGAGAGCGGTGAGCGACAGGCTCGCTGCTGGCGCGCCCCGAGGGAACCCGCCCAAGGCGCCCACCGCTCCGGACTGCACCCCCAGCCTTGAAGCCGGCACTCCGGCCACCGCCGCCCCCTGTCCGCTGGGTGAGCCCAAGACCCAGGCCTGCTCGGGGTCTGAGAGCCCTAGTGACTCGG AGGGTGAAGAAATCGACGTTGTGACAGTAGAGAAGAGACGGTCTCTGGGTATACGGAAGCCTGTCACCATTACAGTGCGAGCAGACCCGCTGGACCCCTGCATGAAACACTTCCACATTGCCATCCATCAGCAGCAGCACAACTACGCAGCCCGTTTTCCTCCAGAAAGTTGCCCCCGAGAAGGGGCTCCAGAGAGGGATTCCCAAGAAGAGGCTCTTGGGGATGGAGATGCTCCAGAGGAGAAGGAAGGCGAGGAGGATGAAGAGACTGTGAGCCCCCTGCCTACAGAAAGGGAGGCTCCCCGGTCCTGCCACCCCAAACCTGTCAGTTCTGATACTGAGGATGTGACCAAGAGGAAGAACCACAACTTCCTGGAGCGTAAAAGGCGGAATGACCTGCGGTCACGGTTTTTGGCCCTGAGGGACCAGGTACCCACCCTGGCCAGCTGCTCTAAGGCCCCCAAAGTAGTGATCCTAAGCAAGGCCTTGGAATACTTGCAAGCCCTGGTAGGGGCTGAGAAGAGGATGGCGACAGAGAAAAGGCAGCTTCGATGCCGGCAACAGCAATTGCAGAAAAGAATTGCGTACCTCAGTGGCTACTAA
- the MYCL gene encoding protein L-Myc isoform X1 yields the protein MCLCADGPAAPSRPGAGTLQVAGGGSEGADMDFDSYQHYFYDYDCGEDFYRSTAPSEDIWKKFELVPSPPTSPPWGSGPGTGDLSTAIGPPEPWPGGGVGDEAESRGHSKAWGRNYASIIRRDCMWSGFSARERLERAVSDRLAAGAPRGNPPKAPTAPDCTPSLEAGTPATAAPCPLGEPKTQACSGSESPSDSEGEEIDVVTVEKRRSLGIRKPVTITVRADPLDPCMKHFHIAIHQQQHNYAARFPPESCPREGAPERDSQEEALGDGDAPEEKEGEEDEETVSPLPTEREAPRSCHPKPVSSDTEDVTKRKNHNFLERKRRNDLRSRFLALRDQVPTLASCSKAPKVVILSKALEYLQALVGAEKRMATEKRQLRCRQQQLQKRIAYLSGY from the exons ATGTGCCTGTGTGCTGACGGCCCGGCTGCCCCGAGCCGGCCGGGAGCCGGTACGCTCCAGGTGGCGGGCGGCGGGAGCGAG GGAGCGGACATGGACTTCGACTCGTACCAGCACTATTTCTACGATTATGACTGCGGGGAGGATTTCTACCGCTCCACGGCGCCCAGTGAGGACATCTGGAAGAAATTCGAGCTGGTGCCGTCACCCCCCACGTCGCCGCCTTGGGGCTCGGGTCCCGGCACCGGGGACCTGTCCACTGCGATTGGTCCCCCGGAACCGTGGCCCGGAGGGGGCGTTGGGGACGAGGCGGAATCTCGGGGCCACTCGAAAGCTTGGGGCAGGAACTACGCCTCCATCATTCGTCGTGACTGCATGTGGAGCGGCTTCTCCGCCCGGGAACGGCTGGAGAGAGCGGTGAGCGACAGGCTCGCTGCTGGCGCGCCCCGAGGGAACCCGCCCAAGGCGCCCACCGCTCCGGACTGCACCCCCAGCCTTGAAGCCGGCACTCCGGCCACCGCCGCCCCCTGTCCGCTGGGTGAGCCCAAGACCCAGGCCTGCTCGGGGTCTGAGAGCCCTAGTGACTCGG AGGGTGAAGAAATCGACGTTGTGACAGTAGAGAAGAGACGGTCTCTGGGTATACGGAAGCCTGTCACCATTACAGTGCGAGCAGACCCGCTGGACCCCTGCATGAAACACTTCCACATTGCCATCCATCAGCAGCAGCACAACTACGCAGCCCGTTTTCCTCCAGAAAGTTGCCCCCGAGAAGGGGCTCCAGAGAGGGATTCCCAAGAAGAGGCTCTTGGGGATGGAGATGCTCCAGAGGAGAAGGAAGGCGAGGAGGATGAAGAGACTGTGAGCCCCCTGCCTACAGAAAGGGAGGCTCCCCGGTCCTGCCACCCCAAACCTGTCAGTTCTGATACTGAGGATGTGACCAAGAGGAAGAACCACAACTTCCTGGAGCGTAAAAGGCGGAATGACCTGCGGTCACGGTTTTTGGCCCTGAGGGACCAGGTACCCACCCTGGCCAGCTGCTCTAAGGCCCCCAAAGTAGTGATCCTAAGCAAGGCCTTGGAATACTTGCAAGCCCTGGTAGGGGCTGAGAAGAGGATGGCGACAGAGAAAAGGCAGCTTCGATGCCGGCAACAGCAATTGCAGAAAAGAATTGCGTACCTCAGTGGCTACTAA